One part of the Bacteroidia bacterium genome encodes these proteins:
- a CDS encoding ABC transporter ATP-binding protein produces the protein MRPLFALNTYIWKYKWHFLLGIFFVTLSNLFAIYPAQIMRRAIDMVEDVLGFYDQFKGFKITEHLDGMLGRSLLLFAGLVISAALIRGLFLFLTRQTLIVMSRLIEYDLRNDIYEHFQSLSLSFYRKNRTGDLMARITEDVSRVRMYLGPGIMYSINTITLFVVVTTTMITVNPELTFYAFIPLPFLSYLIYYVTSIIQKRSERIQEQLSRLTTISQEIFSGIRVVKAYVQELDSAKKFSNESEVYKKRSMHLARLDALFMPLVSFLVGMSVVLTIWVGGGKVIGGSLTLGNIAEFIMYINLITWPIIAIGWVTTLVQRAAASQKRLNELLEQRSEILFPKESKGIEKAELEFEEVSFTYKETGIHALNDISFKLKPGQKLGIVGPTGSGKSSLCAMIPRLFDIDHGKIILDGQELQKYEKDKLRSAIGYAPQDVFLFSDDISNNVAFGKPDASQEEIEQATQWASVYENIKGFPEGFKTLVGERGVTLSGGQKQRISIARAWIRLPKLLIMDDVLSAVDTRTEETVLRHLKNFRKEHPEVAVIMVAHRISCIQDADQILVLEEGKITEAGTHDQLLEKDGYYARIYEKQLLESESQPKGH, from the coding sequence ATGAGACCTTTGTTTGCCTTAAACACTTACATTTGGAAATACAAGTGGCACTTCTTGCTCGGTATTTTCTTCGTTACCTTATCCAATCTTTTTGCGATCTATCCGGCACAAATTATGCGTCGCGCCATTGACATGGTTGAGGACGTTTTGGGATTTTACGATCAGTTTAAAGGCTTTAAAATTACCGAGCACCTGGATGGTATGTTGGGTAGAAGTCTCTTGCTTTTTGCAGGCCTGGTGATCTCGGCGGCCCTTATCCGGGGATTGTTTCTTTTCCTGACCAGACAAACCCTAATCGTGATGTCAAGGCTGATAGAGTATGATTTGCGCAATGATATCTATGAGCACTTTCAGTCTCTTTCCCTTTCTTTTTACCGGAAGAACAGAACCGGTGATTTGATGGCTCGGATTACGGAGGATGTTTCACGTGTGCGGATGTATTTGGGGCCGGGAATTATGTATTCTATCAATACTATTACCCTCTTCGTAGTAGTTACCACTACGATGATCACAGTCAATCCTGAGCTTACATTTTACGCCTTCATTCCTCTTCCCTTTTTGAGTTATCTGATTTACTATGTGACTTCTATTATCCAGAAAAGAAGTGAGCGAATTCAGGAACAACTCTCGCGATTGACCACCATTTCACAAGAAATATTTTCAGGTATACGTGTAGTTAAAGCATATGTACAGGAGTTAGATTCTGCTAAAAAATTCTCGAACGAATCTGAGGTCTATAAGAAAAGATCTATGCATTTGGCGAGACTCGATGCTTTGTTCATGCCTTTGGTAAGTTTCCTTGTAGGCATGAGTGTAGTACTTACTATTTGGGTAGGTGGAGGAAAAGTGATCGGAGGGAGCTTGACGCTTGGCAACATTGCCGAGTTTATCATGTACATCAATCTCATCACCTGGCCGATAATCGCGATAGGATGGGTTACGACTTTGGTGCAAAGGGCAGCTGCCAGTCAAAAGCGGCTGAATGAACTGCTGGAACAACGCTCTGAAATTTTATTCCCCAAAGAAAGCAAAGGAATCGAAAAGGCTGAACTGGAATTTGAAGAAGTTTCCTTTACCTATAAAGAAACAGGCATACACGCACTCAATGATATCAGCTTTAAGTTGAAACCTGGACAGAAACTGGGGATCGTAGGACCTACCGGATCAGGGAAGTCCAGCCTTTGTGCGATGATTCCTCGTCTATTTGACATAGATCATGGCAAAATCATCCTGGATGGACAGGAGCTCCAGAAATACGAAAAGGACAAATTGCGTTCAGCTATCGGATATGCACCTCAGGATGTATTTCTCTTTTCCGACGATATCAGCAATAATGTGGCCTTTGGTAAACCGGATGCCAGTCAGGAGGAAATAGAACAGGCCACCCAATGGGCCTCTGTCTATGAGAATATCAAAGGTTTCCCGGAAGGTTTTAAGACATTGGTTGGGGAAAGAGGAGTAACCCTTTCTGGTGGACAGAAGCAAAGAATATCCATTGCCCGTGCCTGGATCAGACTTCCCAAATTGCTCATCATGGATGATGTGCTTTCGGCAGTTGATACCCGAACGGAAGAAACGGTCCTTCGCCATCTCAAGAACTTTAGAAAAGAACATCCGGAAGTTGCCGTCATTATGGTGGCCCACAGAATCTCCTGTATTCAGGATGCTGATCAGATTCTGGTCCTGGAAGAAGGAAAGATTACAGAGGCTGGAACCCATGATCAATTGCTGGAAAAAGACGGCTACTATGCACGTATATATGAAAAGCAATTGCTGGAATCAGAAAGCCAGCCTAAAGGCCATTGA
- a CDS encoding DUF3108 domain-containing protein, producing the protein MKNLITSFLLISLMLLVEASYGQRMRKMHNDTFRPGEFLKYRVHYGLITAGYATVKVGNRMVREKDRPCYHIVVENYTTSTFDVFYKVRDKYESYFDQDALLSLRFNRYIEEGKFISYTETHFDHLSRKARYINNKKQVSYYSIPNNIQDVISAFYYARTRYDNQEMKIGDRISLQNFIDRKTVALQAELKKREVIKVEGVKYKALKFNLLIEEAGMVTDNSKIEFWITDDENKIPIRIKSDLPIGSLKADLVESKNLLHPLSAAKD; encoded by the coding sequence ATGAAAAATCTTATCACCTCCTTTCTTCTGATCTCCCTCATGCTTCTTGTTGAGGCCTCCTATGGCCAGCGAATGCGCAAGATGCATAATGATACCTTTCGTCCCGGGGAATTTTTGAAATACAGGGTACATTATGGTTTGATTACCGCCGGATATGCGACTGTGAAAGTGGGTAATCGTATGGTCAGAGAAAAAGACCGTCCCTGTTATCATATTGTCGTAGAGAATTATACAACCTCCACCTTTGATGTTTTTTATAAGGTCAGGGATAAATATGAATCCTATTTTGATCAGGATGCTCTGCTCTCTCTGAGGTTCAATCGCTATATAGAAGAAGGCAAGTTTATCAGTTATACAGAAACTCATTTCGACCACCTCTCTCGTAAGGCTCGTTATATCAACAATAAAAAGCAGGTTAGCTATTATTCCATCCCGAACAACATACAGGATGTGATTTCAGCTTTCTACTATGCAAGGACCCGTTATGATAATCAGGAGATGAAAATTGGAGATCGCATTTCTTTGCAAAACTTCATCGACCGTAAGACGGTAGCCCTTCAAGCCGAATTGAAAAAGCGAGAAGTAATCAAAGTAGAAGGAGTAAAATACAAGGCCCTCAAATTTAATTTGTTGATAGAAGAAGCCGGTATGGTTACTGATAACAGCAAGATCGAATTCTGGATCACAGATGACGAGAATAAAATCCCCATCCGCATCAAAAGTGATCTTCCCATAGGTTCGCTCAAGGCAGATCTGGTTGAAAGCAAAAATCTGCTTCATCCTTTGAGTGCCGCTAAAGATTGA
- the murB gene encoding UDP-N-acetylmuramate dehydrogenase, producing the protein MPHLKSQVDLSSYNTFGIKAHARYWIEIMNEVEAREFLIDNMRNPSELFILGGGSNILIRGDLDKVVLKNNILGKELIREEGDDIYVRFGAGENWHECVMHCVENGWAGIENLSLIPGTIGAAPIQNIGAYGVELKDVFVSLEAMDIRTGILRSFNKEECKFGYRDSIFKGSAKGKYLITGVILKLSHSARLNSSYGALEVELKQMGVQDPGIKELSQAVINIRQSKLPDPKEIGNAGSFFKNPVISREAFAQIQQSYPQAPHYPQEEGVKVPAGWLIQMCGWKGKRFGTYGVHEKQALVLVNFGGADGNELYELSEKILQSVHEKFGISLIREVNVI; encoded by the coding sequence ATGCCCCATCTCAAAAGTCAGGTAGATCTTAGCTCATACAATACCTTTGGAATAAAGGCCCATGCCCGCTATTGGATAGAGATCATGAATGAAGTGGAGGCGCGTGAATTTCTGATCGATAATATGCGCAATCCTTCTGAACTCTTTATCCTGGGAGGAGGAAGCAATATTCTGATTCGGGGAGATTTGGATAAAGTGGTTCTGAAGAATAATATTTTGGGAAAGGAACTCATCAGGGAAGAGGGAGATGATATATATGTTCGGTTTGGGGCAGGGGAAAATTGGCACGAATGTGTCATGCATTGTGTTGAGAATGGATGGGCAGGGATTGAAAACCTGAGTCTCATCCCCGGAACTATAGGAGCCGCTCCCATTCAAAATATTGGAGCTTATGGCGTGGAGTTGAAAGATGTCTTTGTTTCTCTCGAAGCTATGGATATTCGAACAGGCATCCTTCGAAGTTTTAACAAGGAGGAATGTAAGTTTGGCTATAGAGATAGCATTTTCAAGGGCTCCGCTAAAGGCAAATACCTGATTACAGGGGTTATACTTAAGCTTTCTCATTCAGCCCGTCTAAACAGTTCCTATGGAGCCCTGGAAGTTGAGCTGAAGCAAATGGGCGTTCAGGATCCCGGGATCAAAGAATTGAGTCAGGCTGTGATCAACATTCGCCAATCCAAACTCCCTGATCCAAAAGAAATCGGAAATGCAGGTAGTTTCTTTAAGAATCCCGTAATCAGTAGAGAAGCCTTTGCCCAAATTCAGCAATCCTATCCTCAGGCTCCTCATTATCCGCAGGAAGAGGGAGTGAAAGTTCCGGCTGGCTGGTTGATCCAAATGTGTGGATGGAAAGGAAAGCGCTTTGGTACCTATGGGGTACATGAAAAGCAGGCCCTGGTTTTGGTAAATTTTGGAGGGGCAGATGGAAATGAGCTTTATGAACTATCCGAAAAAATACTCCAATCCGTACATGAGAAGTTTGGAATCAGCCTGATTCGGGAGGTCAATGTGATTTAA
- a CDS encoding DNA-binding protein produces MTLTFNELRRIKDRLPDGSMKKIAKELNLSVETVRNYFGGTHYSQGRPTGFHLEPGPDGGVVLLDDTQILEMAQAMLGETPATASASS; encoded by the coding sequence ATGACATTAACCTTCAATGAACTTCGCCGCATTAAGGACCGTCTACCTGACGGAAGTATGAAGAAAATTGCAAAAGAATTGAATTTGTCAGTTGAAACTGTACGCAACTACTTTGGCGGCACTCATTACTCTCAAGGAAGACCAACCGGTTTCCACCTTGAGCCCGGACCCGACGGGGGAGTAGTTCTATTAGATGACACCCAGATCTTAGAAATGGCACAGGCAATGCTTGGAGAGACTCCAGCTACTGCTAGTGCCAGCAGTTAA
- a CDS encoding glycosyltransferase, translated as MQILLLICSICLLLYLCFVLWSSWNFSRGPIAEKPPQHLEPLLSVLIPARNEEAQIESCLKSILEQVCSARIEVLLIDDHSTDRTRLLAEAMRHEYPQLRIQNSEGNGKKAALASGIKAAKGSIIFQIDADCRVGKKWMESMWAYFEAGADFVSGPVALESETPFQTMQALESMGLVVFGAGFLIGGRPNMANGANMAYRKEVFEEIQGYEGIDHVASGDDELLLQKIRLAGKYKISFCKKPEAIVRTTAPKNWKDFKAQRIRWVSKSRAYLHKGPNLIQGIAYLGFLTFPLLLVASFQDIRYLYLASLYFLIKLCIDLIIMLQAARFFHNLHMLRWFLPLTFLYIPYVIWIGMAGILAKSYSWKGRNVS; from the coding sequence ATGCAAATTCTGCTACTCATTTGTAGTATCTGTTTGCTGCTTTACCTCTGCTTTGTCCTGTGGAGCAGCTGGAATTTCTCTCGCGGACCTATAGCGGAGAAGCCTCCACAACATTTGGAGCCTTTGCTGAGCGTGCTGATCCCTGCCAGAAATGAAGAAGCGCAAATTGAATCCTGCCTGAAAAGTATCCTGGAACAAGTATGTTCGGCCCGCATAGAAGTCTTATTGATAGATGATCATTCTACGGATCGAACACGACTACTTGCTGAGGCAATGAGGCATGAGTATCCTCAGTTAAGAATCCAGAACTCCGAAGGGAATGGAAAGAAAGCTGCATTAGCTAGTGGGATTAAGGCTGCCAAAGGGAGCATTATTTTTCAAATAGATGCCGATTGTCGGGTAGGAAAGAAATGGATGGAAAGTATGTGGGCTTATTTTGAAGCGGGGGCTGATTTTGTCTCAGGCCCGGTCGCTCTGGAATCAGAAACTCCTTTTCAAACTATGCAGGCATTGGAGTCTATGGGACTAGTAGTCTTCGGAGCAGGTTTTCTCATAGGAGGCAGACCGAATATGGCCAATGGAGCAAATATGGCATATCGAAAAGAGGTATTCGAAGAAATACAAGGCTATGAGGGCATTGACCATGTTGCTTCGGGAGATGACGAACTCCTATTGCAAAAGATAAGACTGGCTGGCAAGTATAAGATAAGCTTTTGCAAAAAGCCGGAAGCTATTGTTCGCACTACGGCTCCAAAAAACTGGAAGGACTTCAAGGCTCAGCGCATTCGTTGGGTGAGTAAATCTCGCGCTTATTTACATAAAGGCCCCAATTTGATTCAGGGCATTGCTTATTTGGGCTTCCTGACGTTTCCCCTCTTACTCGTCGCTTCTTTTCAGGATATTCGCTACTTATATCTGGCAAGTCTCTACTTTCTGATCAAGCTGTGTATAGATCTTATAATCATGCTTCAGGCTGCTCGATTTTTTCATAACTTGCACATGTTACGCTGGTTTCTGCCATTGACTTTTCTCTACATACCCTATGTAATCTGGATCGGAATGGCGGGTATCCTGGCAAAAAGCTATAGCTGGAAAGGAAGGAATGTATCATGA
- a CDS encoding ABC transporter permease: protein MDSPRQLAWKKYKKNPTALFGLGYFFLCLILAIFGYLFSPDSTPYANRQILELAKKAPGTRAWILKLPQEEGEESGLLARMFVGAKANYRPIAIQGLESISLDGDRLSYTNYGGGEFDLALSEFGLDAASFDRNSFLEQYAEELFFFLGTDGFGRDLWSRILLGTRISLTVGLLAVSLSLLIGIVLGSFAGYFGGWVDRVIMWLISVMWSLPTLLLALLISFLLGKGFWQVCIAIGISMWVEVARIVRGQILSVRELQYTEAARALGFKDLRIMFRHVLPNVISPIIVVAVANFGSAVLIESGLSFLGIGVEVPIPSWGSMIAEGYTYIVFSTGKWLAFFPGIALILLVVSINLIGIGLRDALDVNI from the coding sequence ATGGATAGTCCCCGCCAGCTTGCCTGGAAAAAGTATAAAAAGAATCCTACGGCCCTTTTCGGCCTGGGCTACTTTTTCCTGTGCCTCATTCTGGCAATCTTTGGCTATCTCTTCAGTCCGGATTCTACTCCCTATGCAAATCGCCAAATCCTGGAGCTTGCCAAGAAAGCGCCAGGAACACGAGCCTGGATTCTAAAGCTGCCACAAGAAGAAGGGGAGGAAAGTGGATTGCTGGCTCGCATGTTTGTAGGGGCAAAGGCCAACTACCGGCCAATTGCAATTCAAGGCTTGGAAAGTATATCCTTGGATGGGGATCGATTGAGCTACACCAATTATGGAGGAGGGGAATTTGATCTGGCTTTATCAGAATTTGGATTGGATGCGGCGAGCTTTGACCGAAATAGTTTTCTGGAACAATATGCAGAGGAACTCTTCTTTTTTCTGGGGACGGATGGCTTTGGTCGAGATCTTTGGAGCAGGATTCTGTTGGGAACCCGAATCAGTTTGACGGTAGGGCTGCTGGCAGTGAGTTTAAGCTTGCTGATCGGGATTGTCCTGGGAAGTTTTGCTGGCTACTTTGGGGGCTGGGTAGATCGTGTCATTATGTGGTTGATTTCAGTGATGTGGTCATTACCGACTTTGCTGCTGGCCCTTTTAATTAGTTTTTTATTAGGAAAAGGTTTTTGGCAGGTCTGTATAGCTATCGGTATTTCTATGTGGGTAGAAGTAGCGCGTATTGTTCGGGGGCAAATTCTGAGTGTGAGGGAGCTACAATACACAGAAGCTGCCAGAGCATTAGGATTTAAAGACCTCAGGATTATGTTTCGCCATGTCCTCCCCAATGTGATCAGTCCGATAATTGTGGTTGCTGTCGCTAATTTTGGTTCTGCGGTCTTGATTGAGTCGGGATTGAGTTTCTTGGGGATAGGAGTAGAGGTACCAATTCCCAGTTGGGGGAGCATGATTGCCGAAGGATATACCTATATTGTTTTTTCTACGGGTAAATGGTTAGCTTTCTTCCCGGGAATAGCATTAATATTGCTTGTGGTTAGTATCAATCTGATTGGAATAGGGTTGAGAGATGCTTTAGATGTAAATATATAA
- a CDS encoding PP2C family protein-serine/threonine phosphatase: protein MENAYNTNDPKKLLELKRMESDAMLDVLRSINNDNLNIKQLCMIVRNVLRAQIGVRKMVFFYEYEGLWKEGMRLGFDHFEQDAVDELLDIDKITAIDAASFPELFKHKVEYIIPFINRGDTHAFFAIADFADTEVEAEGDLIFIESMGTILSVAIRNKELFKEKMEQEFIRKELEVAETIQRQLLISDFHRFKEINVFGLNIPHHGIGGDYYDVIKKQKGTTFVCIADVSGKGIGAALLMSNLQANLRALVAQTDDIREIVVELNKVLFNVTTGEKFVTLFLGKINSFENTLTYINAGHNYPIFIGAKENQRLDKGCTILGIMPELEPESHSFSYEKNDILFMFTDGVTEQHNPQEEMFGSERAKELVRKHKNNSAGEIIESMLEALEEFAETQVTTDDLTMLCVKFL, encoded by the coding sequence ATGGAGAACGCATATAATACCAATGATCCGAAGAAGCTGCTTGAATTGAAGCGGATGGAATCAGATGCTATGCTGGATGTATTGAGGAGTATCAACAATGATAACCTTAACATCAAACAGCTATGCATGATCGTTAGGAATGTCCTTCGTGCGCAGATAGGAGTAAGGAAAATGGTCTTCTTTTATGAATATGAAGGGCTTTGGAAAGAGGGAATGCGTCTGGGTTTTGATCATTTTGAACAAGATGCGGTAGACGAACTTCTGGATATTGATAAAATTACGGCTATTGATGCGGCCTCCTTCCCTGAATTGTTTAAACATAAAGTTGAATATATCATCCCTTTCATCAATCGGGGAGATACCCATGCTTTTTTTGCGATTGCAGACTTTGCGGATACAGAGGTAGAAGCAGAAGGGGATTTGATCTTTATTGAATCAATGGGAACGATCCTTTCAGTTGCCATTCGAAATAAAGAGCTTTTCAAGGAAAAGATGGAGCAGGAGTTTATCCGGAAAGAACTGGAAGTAGCTGAAACCATTCAGCGGCAGTTGCTGATTTCGGATTTTCATCGCTTCAAAGAGATAAATGTTTTCGGATTAAATATTCCGCATCACGGCATAGGAGGCGACTATTATGACGTGATCAAAAAGCAAAAAGGAACCACCTTTGTTTGTATTGCTGATGTTTCGGGTAAAGGTATAGGAGCTGCTTTATTGATGTCCAATCTACAGGCTAACCTCAGGGCCCTCGTTGCCCAAACAGATGATATCCGGGAAATTGTTGTTGAGCTGAATAAAGTTCTTTTCAATGTGACTACCGGAGAAAAATTTGTAACCCTTTTCCTCGGAAAAATCAACAGCTTTGAAAATACCCTCACCTATATAAATGCTGGTCATAATTACCCCATTTTCATAGGTGCAAAAGAAAATCAGCGACTAGATAAAGGCTGTACAATTCTGGGGATCATGCCTGAACTTGAACCTGAGAGTCATAGCTTCTCCTACGAAAAAAATGATATCTTATTTATGTTTACCGATGGGGTAACTGAACAACATAATCCCCAGGAAGAAATGTTTGGGAGTGAACGTGCAAAAGAACTTGTAAGAAAACATAAGAATAATTCCGCCGGGGAAATAATAGAATCCATGCTAGAAGCGTTGGAAGAGTTTGCAGAGACGCAAGTAACTACCGATGACCTTACCATGTTATGTGTTAAATTTTTGTAA
- a CDS encoding nucleotide sugar dehydrogenase, with amino-acid sequence MRLFREDLLSGVQGLATELIEKIGTKKAKIGIVGLGYVGMPIALEFCKRGFACKGVDVSKQKVDSLNEGINFIEDLDDQEVAEMVGIGLLSASTDYNFLADTDVIFIAVPTPFNLNKEPDISYIIAAGEGVSQILRQGQLVILKSTTFPGTTEDYLLPELEKSGLNPGSDFFLAFSPERVDPGNKVFHTGNTPIVVGGMEETSSVLAGFVNNQIIEKVYLVDNPKVAELEKLLENIFRSVNIALVNELALLCERMGGINVWEVIESASTKPFGYMKFTPGPGVGGHCIPIDPYYLSWLAREYDFETKFITLAANVNESMPYHVAQQVIREIARQPIALDEAKVLVLGVSFKKNVKDLRHSPSEAIIYRLIEEGIENIDISDPWAPEYEVSGKTFYSVDLDPETLASYSVVVMVTDHDDFDIPYIVKHSQAVIDTRNMTRDVVEGREKIKLLGHTPPRPKLIPQH; translated from the coding sequence ATGAGATTATTCCGCGAAGATTTATTATCAGGCGTACAGGGCCTGGCTACAGAACTCATTGAAAAAATCGGCACAAAAAAGGCCAAAATTGGTATCGTTGGCCTGGGCTATGTAGGTATGCCTATAGCCCTGGAATTTTGCAAAAGAGGCTTTGCATGTAAAGGGGTAGATGTCTCAAAACAAAAAGTTGACAGCCTCAATGAGGGCATAAATTTTATAGAAGATCTCGATGATCAGGAAGTGGCTGAAATGGTGGGAATTGGTCTACTGAGTGCCTCCACAGATTATAATTTTCTGGCTGATACAGATGTGATTTTTATCGCTGTACCAACCCCCTTCAATTTGAACAAAGAGCCCGATATCAGCTATATTATTGCTGCGGGAGAAGGTGTTTCTCAAATCCTGAGACAAGGCCAATTGGTGATCCTGAAAAGTACCACCTTTCCGGGAACCACAGAAGATTATCTTTTACCAGAACTGGAAAAGTCTGGTCTGAATCCTGGCTCTGACTTCTTTCTGGCTTTTAGCCCAGAACGAGTGGATCCCGGAAATAAAGTTTTCCATACAGGCAATACTCCTATTGTTGTAGGAGGTATGGAAGAAACCAGTTCGGTTTTGGCTGGCTTTGTCAACAATCAAATCATCGAAAAGGTGTACCTGGTAGACAATCCTAAAGTTGCCGAACTGGAGAAGTTATTGGAAAATATTTTCAGAAGTGTAAATATAGCCCTTGTCAATGAGCTGGCTTTGCTCTGCGAAAGAATGGGAGGGATCAATGTTTGGGAAGTGATCGAATCAGCTAGTACGAAGCCTTTTGGGTATATGAAATTTACGCCTGGACCTGGGGTAGGGGGGCATTGTATTCCGATCGACCCTTATTATCTGTCCTGGTTGGCGAGAGAATATGATTTTGAAACAAAATTTATTACTCTGGCAGCCAATGTAAATGAAAGCATGCCCTATCATGTGGCGCAGCAGGTTATCCGAGAGATCGCCCGCCAACCGATTGCGCTTGATGAAGCCAAAGTGCTCGTATTGGGGGTTTCCTTTAAGAAAAATGTAAAAGATCTCAGGCATTCACCTTCTGAAGCAATTATCTATCGATTGATCGAAGAAGGTATAGAAAATATAGATATCAGTGATCCCTGGGCTCCTGAATATGAAGTTTCCGGTAAGACCTTTTATTCGGTGGACCTTGATCCCGAAACCCTTGCCTCCTATTCTGTGGTAGTTATGGTGACAGATCACGATGATTTTGATATTCCTTATATCGTCAAGCACTCCCAGGCTGTCATTGATACCCGAAATATGACACGTGATGTAGTTGAAGGAAGAGAAAAAATAAAACTTCTGGGGCATACTCCTCCACGCCCAAAGTTGATCCCCCAGCATTAG
- a CDS encoding polyprenyl synthetase family protein, translating into MKKSTFLMHSHESLKNLIESHFANFPFDSLSPQNLYEPMSYILKMKGKRIRPILTLMAYKAVSGDEIDRALNLASGVELFHNFTLMHDDIMDKAPVRRGKPTVHKVWNTDIAILSGDAMFAYSMGLIMQGFEQRAAQLGLEFSKVAMEVCEGQMEDMDFEERNDVTIPEYLEMIRKKTAALLGGCMSLGAIAGGADDRIVKLFRAFGESLGIGFQLQDDLMDAFPPEGFGKQVGGDILVNKKTFLVLKALELAEGKEKTELEFLLSTPEDHPDKVEKVLTIFRKLDIENHTAILIKKYFDEARTMSKELGDLTDFEALKEYLQSIFKRKL; encoded by the coding sequence ATGAAGAAATCCACCTTCCTGATGCATTCACACGAATCTCTCAAGAATCTGATAGAATCTCATTTTGCAAATTTTCCCTTTGATTCTCTCAGTCCCCAAAATTTGTATGAACCCATGTCCTATATCCTCAAAATGAAGGGGAAAAGGATACGACCCATATTGACCCTCATGGCCTATAAAGCAGTATCGGGGGATGAGATTGATCGTGCCCTGAATCTGGCAAGCGGAGTAGAGCTTTTTCATAATTTCACCCTGATGCATGACGACATCATGGACAAAGCACCCGTTCGTAGGGGTAAGCCGACAGTTCATAAGGTTTGGAATACGGATATCGCCATCCTGAGTGGAGATGCCATGTTTGCCTATTCTATGGGACTGATTATGCAGGGATTTGAGCAAAGAGCTGCTCAATTGGGATTGGAGTTTTCCAAGGTTGCTATGGAGGTCTGTGAAGGGCAAATGGAAGACATGGATTTCGAGGAAAGAAATGATGTTACCATTCCGGAATATCTGGAGATGATCCGGAAAAAGACAGCTGCCCTGCTTGGGGGTTGTATGAGTCTGGGTGCAATTGCCGGAGGAGCAGATGACCGAATCGTAAAGCTTTTCAGGGCTTTTGGTGAAAGTCTGGGGATCGGATTTCAATTGCAGGACGATCTGATGGATGCTTTTCCTCCCGAAGGTTTTGGGAAACAGGTAGGTGGTGATATTCTGGTAAATAAGAAAACCTTTCTTGTACTTAAAGCCCTTGAATTGGCAGAAGGGAAAGAAAAGACTGAGCTTGAATTTTTACTTTCTACCCCTGAAGATCATCCCGATAAAGTAGAAAAGGTCTTGACTATCTTCCGTAAGCTGGACATAGAAAATCATACCGCTATCCTGATCAAAAAGTACTTTGATGAAGCTCGAACCATGAGTAAAGAATTAGGCGATTTGACTGATTTTGAAGCCTTAAAAGAATATTTGCAGAGTATTTTCAAGCGCAAGCTCTAG
- a CDS encoding rhomboid family intramembrane serine protease — protein sequence MPYEYILYAPVALVIFILTIGLSIWALLNEDFKDKLLLIPYDMLMYKEYWRLLTSGFIHGNPLHLSMNIVSFYFFAFILEHRIGHWQFLVLYILGMLISNIATSIRYKNDTSFEGSLGASGAISAIILSAVIVNPYLNFGLPILTDLFPVLQLPGYIIAIIFLIYSLANSFRTTQMQINHVAHFWGAFSGIFLTFMIKPKVVDILHGFITMM from the coding sequence ATGCCATATGAATACATTCTCTATGCTCCAGTTGCCCTGGTCATTTTTATCCTGACCATTGGTCTTAGTATTTGGGCATTATTGAATGAAGATTTTAAGGACAAACTTTTGCTCATTCCCTATGACATGCTCATGTATAAGGAGTACTGGAGGTTGTTGACAAGTGGTTTTATCCATGGAAACCCCCTCCACCTAAGCATGAATATTGTCAGTTTTTATTTCTTTGCTTTCATTCTGGAACATAGAATAGGACATTGGCAGTTTCTTGTGTTATATATCCTGGGAATGCTTATCAGTAATATAGCAACCAGCATTCGCTATAAGAACGATACTTCTTTTGAAGGGAGTTTAGGAGCATCAGGAGCTATTAGTGCCATTATCCTGAGTGCAGTCATCGTTAATCCTTACTTAAATTTTGGCCTACCTATTCTGACTGATCTATTCCCGGTTCTACAACTGCCTGGATATATTATTGCCATTATTTTCCTGATTTACAGTTTGGCCAACAGCTTTAGAACCACTCAAATGCAAATCAATCATGTTGCGCATTTCTGGGGAGCCTTTAGTGGGATTTTCTTGACTTTTATGATTAAACCCAAGGTTGTTGATATTCTCCACGGCTTTATCACCATGATGTAA